Proteins from one Fibrobacter sp. UWEL genomic window:
- a CDS encoding transposase: MKNNTSKPASSKESINATSQRTRRVLDDAFKTKVVLASLREDKTLAELASEFDVHPNQICQWRTFFLQNAASIFAGPKEERKEIERLEQERDELHKVIGRKEMDIDFLKKNLRKLGLL, translated from the coding sequence ATGAAAAACAACACATCTAAACCGGCAAGCAGCAAGGAAAGCATCAACGCAACGTCTCAGAGAACCCGTAGGGTTCTTGATGATGCTTTCAAGACCAAGGTCGTCCTGGCATCTCTTCGCGAGGATAAGACGCTTGCGGAACTAGCCTCCGAGTTTGACGTCCACCCGAATCAGATTTGCCAATGGAGGACATTCTTTCTCCAAAACGCGGCAAGTATTTTTGCCGGTCCGAAGGAGGAACGCAAGGAAATCGAACGTCTCGAACAGGAACGCGACGAGCTCCACAAAGTCATCGGCCGCAAGGAGATGGACATCGATTTCTTAAAAAAAAACTTGAGGAAATTGGGGTTGCTGTAA